A genomic region of Mycobacterium senriense contains the following coding sequences:
- a CDS encoding C39 family peptidase gives MLTFRIALTARAAVNGACMALAAAALVSGCGGAPPATTAATTSVTTVVAAQTNSLPGPGVGPATTTAPGVYGNPAAAAKYWAAQSLEDNCGLVSLADVVGEATGNAPTERQMLDLAESTPSGANPGPIYAPRNDPSHSGPNAGNSMSDLVILLDHFGIKSEMTSTSDRDKNGLPLLEQYLANDRKIIAFVNSSVILNGDDQRTTADHFLVVTGIDTGKEIVHLNDPGIDHADEQVSFGTFATAWQTSDQSIVVTAVPG, from the coding sequence ATGCTCACATTTCGGATCGCCCTTACGGCCCGCGCCGCAGTGAACGGCGCATGTATGGCTTTGGCCGCCGCGGCGCTCGTCTCGGGGTGCGGCGGCGCCCCGCCGGCGACCACGGCTGCCACCACCTCGGTGACCACAGTTGTTGCGGCACAGACAAATTCATTGCCCGGGCCAGGAGTCGGCCCCGCGACAACAACCGCTCCCGGCGTATACGGCAACCCCGCCGCCGCTGCGAAATACTGGGCGGCGCAGTCGCTCGAGGACAACTGCGGACTCGTGTCGCTCGCCGACGTGGTGGGCGAGGCCACCGGCAACGCACCCACCGAACGGCAGATGCTGGACCTGGCGGAGTCGACGCCGTCGGGGGCCAATCCCGGACCGATCTACGCGCCGCGGAACGATCCGAGCCACTCCGGACCGAACGCCGGCAACTCGATGTCGGACCTGGTGATCCTGCTCGACCACTTCGGGATCAAATCCGAGATGACCTCCACCTCCGACCGGGACAAGAACGGGCTGCCGCTCCTCGAGCAATACCTGGCCAACGACCGCAAGATCATCGCCTTCGTCAACTCCTCGGTCATCTTGAACGGTGACGACCAGCGCACCACGGCCGACCATTTCCTGGTCGTGACCGGCATCGACACCGGCAAAGAGATCGTGCACCTCAACGACCCCGGCATCGACCACGCGGACGAACAGGTGAGCTTCGGCACGTTCGCGACGGCCTGGCAGACCAGTGATCAGTCGATCGTGGTGACCGCGGTGCCTGGCTGA
- a CDS encoding PPE family protein, SVP subgroup, translating into MDFAVLPPEVNSARMYAGPGSGPMLAAAMAWDELAAALQTTANSYQAEITALTSGPWVGPSSASMVAAITPYLEWMRTTGAQAEETANQARTAAFAYETAFAETVPPPVVTANRTQLAALVATNLLGQNTPAIAATEAEYGEMWARDTAAMFGYAGTAASATRLTPFAQPDPTSNSGAGQSEAVGQATGAAAGSTRNAVQQSFSAVPNLLSNFSAAPLAAADPPSVTDVLGLGSDLVTFFLDAPASVAGLGIDAPGTLIALPFDIAGALTGFHTDDIVSGWAGVQSWPGMGAVPPSPFPVITNPAGGFGTLASAGLGQANTVGNLSVPPGWTAAAPAIRPAALVLPATGAGAQAAAAAAAAPGGTGSLFGEMATASMAGRAMAGTGGALGRERARAGEIEKATREAPKKPTTESTTPPQVAAGGPITSIAAELRELASLRDAGILTQQEFEEQKKRLLPG; encoded by the coding sequence ATGGACTTCGCGGTACTACCGCCGGAGGTTAACTCCGCGCGGATGTACGCCGGTCCGGGGTCGGGACCGATGCTGGCCGCCGCGATGGCCTGGGATGAATTGGCCGCCGCGCTGCAAACCACCGCGAACTCCTATCAGGCCGAGATCACGGCCCTGACCTCCGGTCCATGGGTCGGCCCATCATCGGCCTCCATGGTCGCGGCGATCACCCCCTATCTGGAGTGGATGAGGACCACTGGCGCCCAGGCCGAAGAGACCGCCAACCAGGCCAGGACCGCGGCCTTCGCCTACGAGACGGCGTTCGCCGAGACGGTGCCGCCTCCGGTGGTCACGGCCAACCGCACCCAGCTGGCGGCGCTCGTCGCGACCAATCTCCTCGGCCAGAACACCCCGGCGATCGCCGCGACCGAGGCGGAGTACGGCGAGATGTGGGCGCGAGACACCGCGGCCATGTTCGGCTACGCGGGTACGGCGGCCTCGGCGACGCGGTTGACGCCGTTCGCTCAACCCGACCCGACCAGCAATTCCGGCGCCGGCCAGTCCGAAGCGGTGGGCCAGGCCACCGGCGCGGCCGCAGGAAGCACGCGTAACGCCGTGCAGCAATCGTTCTCGGCGGTTCCCAACCTGCTGAGCAATTTCTCGGCGGCGCCGCTGGCCGCAGCAGACCCTCCGTCGGTAACGGACGTGCTGGGGCTGGGAAGCGATCTCGTCACATTCTTTCTCGACGCGCCGGCCAGCGTGGCCGGGCTCGGCATCGACGCGCCGGGTACGTTGATCGCCCTTCCCTTCGACATCGCCGGTGCCCTGACCGGTTTCCACACCGACGACATCGTCAGCGGCTGGGCCGGGGTGCAGTCCTGGCCCGGCATGGGCGCGGTGCCGCCATCGCCATTTCCGGTCATCACGAACCCGGCGGGTGGATTCGGAACGTTGGCGTCGGCCGGGCTGGGCCAGGCCAACACGGTCGGCAACTTGTCGGTGCCGCCGGGCTGGACGGCGGCCGCCCCGGCAATTCGTCCGGCCGCCTTGGTGCTGCCGGCCACCGGTGCCGGCGCCCAGGCCGCCGCCGCGGCCGCGGCCGCTCCCGGCGGAACCGGGAGTTTGTTCGGCGAGATGGCTACGGCCAGCATGGCCGGGCGCGCCATGGCCGGTACCGGGGGAGCCCTGGGTCGCGAGCGGGCCCGGGCCGGTGAGATCGAGAAGGCGACGCGCGAGGCGCCGAAGAAGCCGACCACCGAGTCGACGACACCACCGCAGGTTGCCGCAGGCGGACCGATCACGAGCATCGCCGCCGAGCTGCGCGAACTGGCTTCGCTACGAGACGCGGGAATTTTGACGCAGCAGGAATTCGAAGAACAGAAAAAGCGCCTGCTGCCAGGCTGA
- a CDS encoding glycosyltransferase: MKITLAAYGSRGDVEPCVAVAQELHRRGHDVLIAVPPDKLGMTESAGLAAVAYGPDSREQINMATNFVRNVQNPMSALPQLIERVTTVWTGKSETLTSVAAGADLLVAGMNEQRLVANVGEHFGVPLAALHFFPAETLELGRLQSEVTGAAATSQRRALGLPDNPSTQPALEIQTYDELWAPELAKQWAGPGYRRPFVGSLTLGLPAEADDAVLSWIADGTPPIYFGFGSTPVTSPAETVAVISAACTQIGERALICSGPNDFTRIPPADHVKIVEAVNHAAVFPACRAIVHHGGAGTTAAAMRAGVPMLILWLWLDQPIWADAVRRLEVGVGRAFSASTLDSLVADLRSVRSAHYLSRAREMATQMSTPAESVAKAADLLESAARRV, translated from the coding sequence ATGAAAATTACGCTGGCCGCCTATGGCAGCCGTGGCGACGTCGAGCCCTGCGTCGCCGTCGCGCAAGAGTTGCACCGCCGAGGGCACGACGTCCTGATCGCGGTGCCGCCCGACAAGCTAGGCATGACCGAGTCGGCGGGGCTCGCCGCGGTCGCGTACGGGCCCGACAGCCGCGAGCAGATCAACATGGCGACCAACTTCGTCCGCAACGTCCAGAATCCGATGAGCGCGTTGCCGCAACTCATCGAGCGCGTCACCACGGTGTGGACCGGCAAGAGCGAGACGCTGACCTCGGTGGCGGCCGGCGCCGACCTACTGGTGGCCGGGATGAACGAGCAGCGGCTGGTCGCCAACGTCGGGGAGCATTTCGGCGTACCGCTGGCCGCGCTGCACTTCTTTCCCGCCGAGACCTTGGAACTCGGCCGGCTGCAGTCAGAAGTCACCGGCGCGGCCGCAACGTCCCAGCGTCGAGCGCTCGGTCTGCCCGACAACCCGTCGACGCAGCCGGCGCTCGAGATCCAGACCTACGACGAGCTGTGGGCGCCCGAACTGGCGAAGCAGTGGGCCGGGCCGGGATACCGACGCCCCTTCGTCGGTTCGCTGACCCTGGGGCTGCCGGCGGAGGCGGACGACGCGGTGCTGTCCTGGATAGCCGACGGGACGCCACCGATCTATTTCGGATTCGGCAGCACGCCGGTCACCTCACCCGCCGAGACGGTCGCCGTGATCAGCGCGGCCTGCACCCAGATAGGCGAGCGAGCGTTGATTTGCAGTGGCCCAAACGATTTCACCCGTATCCCGCCCGCCGATCACGTGAAGATCGTGGAGGCGGTGAATCACGCCGCCGTCTTTCCGGCGTGCCGTGCAATCGTGCACCACGGCGGCGCAGGCACCACCGCCGCGGCTATGCGGGCGGGCGTGCCCATGTTGATTCTCTGGCTCTGGCTCGATCAGCCGATCTGGGCCGACGCGGTCCGCAGGTTGGAAGTCGGCGTGGGGCGGGCGTTCTCGGCCTCCACCTTGGATTCGCTTGTCGCCGACCTGCGCTCGGTGCGGTCGGCGCACTA